The Seriola aureovittata isolate HTS-2021-v1 ecotype China chromosome 3, ASM2101889v1, whole genome shotgun sequence genome includes a region encoding these proteins:
- the ltv1 gene encoding protein LTV1 homolog isoform X3: MPHRKKKSFIEKKKAVTFHLVHRSQRDPLAADEKAPQHVLLPATKVEVEKRREEQRNFGVFFDDDYNYLQHLKEASGASELVTAGPSYTDRRPVKLRDEDDDGENEEEGDADTAANINLPSSVFASEFEEDVGLLNKAAPISGPRLDMDPDIVAALDEDFDYDDPDNILDDDFIVRANTGSGAADVGGDDDDDDDEWEDTDEEGDFDSEGGVSGDEDLGPGGVGREFLFMDEETKSRFTEYSMTSSVMRRNEQLSLLDDRFEKFYEQFDDDEIGALDNAELEGYIEPDSARLEEVIKDYFKQKEKEYQRPDDLGPKELPVVREEEEEEEEEEEMETVVIKAAEEKWDCETIVSTYSNIYNRPKIIQDPPKSKPIRVSSKTGIPLDVLPGRSLTAKQAERMTMINDSDLPRVSTQPRDRAESREERKARKQAVKGERKERRVEKKANKVAFKEERVRQEKQMLNLRMNIQGMKL, translated from the exons ATG CCTCATCGAAAGAAGAAATCGTTCATTGAAAAGAAGAAGGCCGTGACCTTTCACCTCGTCCACAGAAGTCAGAGGGATCCGTTGGCTGCAGATGAGAAAGCACCGCAGCACGTCCTCCTGCCCGCCACCAAG GTGGAGGTAGAGAAGAGgcgagaggagcagaggaactTTGGCGTTTTCTTCGACGACGACTACAACTACCTGCAGCACCTGAAGGAGGCGTCGGGCGCCTCTGAGCTGGTGACGGCCGGCCCCTCCTACACCGACAGACGACCTGTTAAACTccgtgatgaagatgatgatggtgaaaaTGAGGAAGAGGGCGACGCGGACACG GCAGCCAACATCAACCTGCCGTCCTCGGTGTTCGCCTCAGAGTTTGAGGAGGACGTGGGACTTCTGAACAAAGCTGCTCCAATCTCAG GACCACGTCTGGACATGGACCCCGACATCGTGGCCGCGCTCGACGAAGACTTCGACTACGACGACCCCGACAACATCCTGGACGACGACTTCATCGTCAGAGCTAACACTGGGAGCGGAGCGGCGGACGTGGG AGGggacgatgacgatgatgatgatgagtgggAGGACACGGACGAGGAGGGCGACTTCGACTCTGAGGGAGGGGTTTCGGGCGACGAGGACCTGGGACCGGGCGGCGTCGGCCGAGAGTTTCTGTTCATGGACGAGGAGACGAAGAGTCGGTTCACAGAATACTCGATGACGTCGTCGGTGATGAGGAGGAACGAGCAGCTCTCGCTGCTGGACGACCGCTTCGAGAAG TTTTACGAACAGTTTGATGACGATGAGATTGGCGCTCTGGACAACGCCGAGCTGGAGGGCTACATCGAACCGGACAGCGCTCGCCTGGAGGAAGTTATAAAAGACTActtcaaacagaaagagaagga GTACCAGAGGCCTGATGACCTGGGTCCTAAAGAACTTCCTgtggtgagggaggaggaggaagaggaggaggaggaagaggaaatggaaaCTGTTGTTATCAAGGCAGCAGAAGAGAAGTGGGACTGTGAAACCATCGTCA GCACATACTCCAACATATACAACAGACCCAAAATCATTCAAGATCCACCAAAG TCGAAGCCGATCCGTGTCTCCAGTAAGACGGGCATCCCTCTGGACGTCCTCCCCGGCAGAAGCCTGACGGCGAAGCAGGCGGAGCGTATGACGATGATCAACGACTCGGACCTTCCTCGCGTCTCCACCCAGCCCCGAGACAGAGccgagagcagagaggagaggaaggcgAGGAAGCAGGCCGTCAAAGGAGAGCGCAAG gagaggagagtggagaagAAAGCCAACAAGGTGGCGTTCAAGGAAGAGAGAGTGCGACAGGAGAAGCAGATGTTGAACCTGAGGATGAACATTCAAGGCATGAAGCTTTAG
- the ltv1 gene encoding protein LTV1 homolog isoform X2 — MPHRKKKSFIEKKKAVTFHLVHRSQRDPLAADEKAPQHVLLPATKVEVEKRREEQRNFGVFFDDDYNYLQHLKEASGASELVTAGPSYTDRRPVKLRDEDDDGENEEEGDADTVCPAANINLPSSVFASEFEEDVGLLNKAAPISGPRLDMDPDIVAALDEDFDYDDPDNILDDDFIVRANTGSGAADVGGDDDDDDDEWEDTDEEGDFDSEGGVSGDEDLGPGGVGREFLFMDEETKSRFTEYSMTSSVMRRNEQLSLLDDRFEKFYEQFDDDEIGALDNAELEGYIEPDSARLEEVIKDYFKQKEKEYQRPDDLGPKELPVVREEEEEEEEEEEMETVVIKAAEEKWDCETIVSTYSNIYNRPKIIQDPPKSKPIRVSSKTGIPLDVLPGRSLTAKQAERMTMINDSDLPRVSTQPRDRAESREERKARKQAVKGERKERRVEKKANKVAFKEERVRQEKQMLNLRMNIQGMKL, encoded by the exons ATG CCTCATCGAAAGAAGAAATCGTTCATTGAAAAGAAGAAGGCCGTGACCTTTCACCTCGTCCACAGAAGTCAGAGGGATCCGTTGGCTGCAGATGAGAAAGCACCGCAGCACGTCCTCCTGCCCGCCACCAAG GTGGAGGTAGAGAAGAGgcgagaggagcagaggaactTTGGCGTTTTCTTCGACGACGACTACAACTACCTGCAGCACCTGAAGGAGGCGTCGGGCGCCTCTGAGCTGGTGACGGCCGGCCCCTCCTACACCGACAGACGACCTGTTAAACTccgtgatgaagatgatgatggtgaaaaTGAGGAAGAGGGCGACGCGGACACGGTGTGTCCT GCAGCCAACATCAACCTGCCGTCCTCGGTGTTCGCCTCAGAGTTTGAGGAGGACGTGGGACTTCTGAACAAAGCTGCTCCAATCTCAG GACCACGTCTGGACATGGACCCCGACATCGTGGCCGCGCTCGACGAAGACTTCGACTACGACGACCCCGACAACATCCTGGACGACGACTTCATCGTCAGAGCTAACACTGGGAGCGGAGCGGCGGACGTGGG AGGggacgatgacgatgatgatgatgagtgggAGGACACGGACGAGGAGGGCGACTTCGACTCTGAGGGAGGGGTTTCGGGCGACGAGGACCTGGGACCGGGCGGCGTCGGCCGAGAGTTTCTGTTCATGGACGAGGAGACGAAGAGTCGGTTCACAGAATACTCGATGACGTCGTCGGTGATGAGGAGGAACGAGCAGCTCTCGCTGCTGGACGACCGCTTCGAGAAG TTTTACGAACAGTTTGATGACGATGAGATTGGCGCTCTGGACAACGCCGAGCTGGAGGGCTACATCGAACCGGACAGCGCTCGCCTGGAGGAAGTTATAAAAGACTActtcaaacagaaagagaagga GTACCAGAGGCCTGATGACCTGGGTCCTAAAGAACTTCCTgtggtgagggaggaggaggaagaggaggaggaggaagaggaaatggaaaCTGTTGTTATCAAGGCAGCAGAAGAGAAGTGGGACTGTGAAACCATCGTCA GCACATACTCCAACATATACAACAGACCCAAAATCATTCAAGATCCACCAAAG TCGAAGCCGATCCGTGTCTCCAGTAAGACGGGCATCCCTCTGGACGTCCTCCCCGGCAGAAGCCTGACGGCGAAGCAGGCGGAGCGTATGACGATGATCAACGACTCGGACCTTCCTCGCGTCTCCACCCAGCCCCGAGACAGAGccgagagcagagaggagaggaaggcgAGGAAGCAGGCCGTCAAAGGAGAGCGCAAG gagaggagagtggagaagAAAGCCAACAAGGTGGCGTTCAAGGAAGAGAGAGTGCGACAGGAGAAGCAGATGTTGAACCTGAGGATGAACATTCAAGGCATGAAGCTTTAG
- the ltv1 gene encoding protein LTV1 homolog isoform X1, translating into MPHRKKKSFIEKKKAVTFHLVHRSQRDPLAADEKAPQHVLLPATKVEVEKRREEQRNFGVFFDDDYNYLQHLKEASGASELVTAGPSYTDRRPVKLRDEDDDGENEEEGDADTVCPVSSVRFPLSQAANINLPSSVFASEFEEDVGLLNKAAPISGPRLDMDPDIVAALDEDFDYDDPDNILDDDFIVRANTGSGAADVGGDDDDDDDEWEDTDEEGDFDSEGGVSGDEDLGPGGVGREFLFMDEETKSRFTEYSMTSSVMRRNEQLSLLDDRFEKFYEQFDDDEIGALDNAELEGYIEPDSARLEEVIKDYFKQKEKEYQRPDDLGPKELPVVREEEEEEEEEEEMETVVIKAAEEKWDCETIVSTYSNIYNRPKIIQDPPKSKPIRVSSKTGIPLDVLPGRSLTAKQAERMTMINDSDLPRVSTQPRDRAESREERKARKQAVKGERKERRVEKKANKVAFKEERVRQEKQMLNLRMNIQGMKL; encoded by the exons ATG CCTCATCGAAAGAAGAAATCGTTCATTGAAAAGAAGAAGGCCGTGACCTTTCACCTCGTCCACAGAAGTCAGAGGGATCCGTTGGCTGCAGATGAGAAAGCACCGCAGCACGTCCTCCTGCCCGCCACCAAG GTGGAGGTAGAGAAGAGgcgagaggagcagaggaactTTGGCGTTTTCTTCGACGACGACTACAACTACCTGCAGCACCTGAAGGAGGCGTCGGGCGCCTCTGAGCTGGTGACGGCCGGCCCCTCCTACACCGACAGACGACCTGTTAAACTccgtgatgaagatgatgatggtgaaaaTGAGGAAGAGGGCGACGCGGACACGGTGTGTCCTGTGAGTTCAGTCAGATTTCCTCTCAGTCAG GCAGCCAACATCAACCTGCCGTCCTCGGTGTTCGCCTCAGAGTTTGAGGAGGACGTGGGACTTCTGAACAAAGCTGCTCCAATCTCAG GACCACGTCTGGACATGGACCCCGACATCGTGGCCGCGCTCGACGAAGACTTCGACTACGACGACCCCGACAACATCCTGGACGACGACTTCATCGTCAGAGCTAACACTGGGAGCGGAGCGGCGGACGTGGG AGGggacgatgacgatgatgatgatgagtgggAGGACACGGACGAGGAGGGCGACTTCGACTCTGAGGGAGGGGTTTCGGGCGACGAGGACCTGGGACCGGGCGGCGTCGGCCGAGAGTTTCTGTTCATGGACGAGGAGACGAAGAGTCGGTTCACAGAATACTCGATGACGTCGTCGGTGATGAGGAGGAACGAGCAGCTCTCGCTGCTGGACGACCGCTTCGAGAAG TTTTACGAACAGTTTGATGACGATGAGATTGGCGCTCTGGACAACGCCGAGCTGGAGGGCTACATCGAACCGGACAGCGCTCGCCTGGAGGAAGTTATAAAAGACTActtcaaacagaaagagaagga GTACCAGAGGCCTGATGACCTGGGTCCTAAAGAACTTCCTgtggtgagggaggaggaggaagaggaggaggaggaagaggaaatggaaaCTGTTGTTATCAAGGCAGCAGAAGAGAAGTGGGACTGTGAAACCATCGTCA GCACATACTCCAACATATACAACAGACCCAAAATCATTCAAGATCCACCAAAG TCGAAGCCGATCCGTGTCTCCAGTAAGACGGGCATCCCTCTGGACGTCCTCCCCGGCAGAAGCCTGACGGCGAAGCAGGCGGAGCGTATGACGATGATCAACGACTCGGACCTTCCTCGCGTCTCCACCCAGCCCCGAGACAGAGccgagagcagagaggagaggaaggcgAGGAAGCAGGCCGTCAAAGGAGAGCGCAAG gagaggagagtggagaagAAAGCCAACAAGGTGGCGTTCAAGGAAGAGAGAGTGCGACAGGAGAAGCAGATGTTGAACCTGAGGATGAACATTCAAGGCATGAAGCTTTAG
- the ifngr1 gene encoding interferon gamma receptor 1, with the protein MRRLHGAFTAQLLLVCAVSAAIVPSPTNVTLSCQNLKTTVRWEYSEQQPQTSFKVLIISSEGRHESETTDHQYDLSPFIWESERRYEGFHSVNVTAIQGGRKSTPANSQSLSFNELKEAHVRCELDFPPVSLTEGDSGATVTFQNPFYFYEELKTATKTNNVFFSFTVSNSTGDLGTADCGLKDKICRYDFSFPEGVDECVSLDGQLNDRNGVNSVKFRKTSPVCITESAEAHTVTLVILLCVFIIIIILAAIVICKVRAYLNEKPSYLKPLAFKPCDKRLFKPDPENISLLVVKHKPCSSEDEGGTPEDHQGAAAGAGARSNGSDQQTAGYGKGDLLEDSSQELDTTDEDSADDSVKTECVVMEEEEEEEEEDRVGEYDRAHHIPDTGDEDVTSVYTQR; encoded by the exons TTCCTTCTCCAACAAACGTGACTTTGAGCTGCCAGAATCTGAAAACCACAGTCAGGTGGGAATACAGCGAACAGCAACCACAAACCAGCTTCAAGGTCCTCATCATATCATCTGAGGG GCGCCATGAGAGTGAAACCACAGACCATCAGTATGACCTGAGCCCTTTCATCTGGGAATCTGAGCGGCGCTACGAAGGCTTCCACTCTGTCAACGTCACGGCCATTCAGGGAGGCAGGAAGTCCACGCCGGCGAACTCTCAGTCGCTCAGCTTCAATGAGCTCAAGGAGGCTCATGTAAGAT GTGAATTAGATTTCCCTCCTGTGAGTCTGACTGAAGGCGACTCTGGGGCCACAGTCACTTTCCAAAATCCCTTCTACTTCTACGAAGAGCTGAAGACGGCCACCAAGACAAACAATGTCTTCTTCAGCTTCACAGTCTCAAACAGCACA GGAGATCTGGGGACTGCAGATTGCGGACTGAAAGATAAGATTTGCAGATATGATTTCTCATTCCCTGAGGGTGTGGACGAGTGTGTCTCGCTGGACGGACAGTTGAATGACAGGAATGGTGTAAATTCTGTCAAGTTCAGAAAGACGTCCCCCGTCTGCATCACTGAATCAGCTG AGGCTCACACGGTAACACTCGTCatactgctgtgtgtttttatcatcaTAATCATTTTGGCAGCTATTGTCATCTGTAAAGTGAGGGCCTATCTGAACGAGAAACCATCTTACCTCAAACCTCTG GCCTTTAAACCCTGTGACAAGCGTCTCTTTAAGCCCGACCCAGAAAACATTTCTCTACTGGTCGTCAAGCACAAACCATGCAGCTCAGAGGACGAGGGCGGTACACCAGAGGACCACCAGGGCGCCGCCGCCGGCGCCGGCGCCAGGAGCAACGGATCAGACCAACAGACAGCGGGGTACGGGAAGGGAGACCTTCTGGAGGACAGCAGCCAGGAGCTGGATACAACAGACGAGGACTCTGCAGACGACTCTGTGAAAACAGAGTGTGttgtgatggaggaggaggaggaggaggaggaggaggacagggtgGGAGAATACGACCGAGCACACCATATACCTGACACAGGTGACGAAGACGTGACCTCGGTTTACACCCAGAGATGA